The stretch of DNA CCAAGCTGATGGAAGGCAGCGTCGCAGTAGAGTTCCACTACATACCCTACGCAATAGTGTTCAAGTCGCCCGCCTCAAGGGGGCTGGGGAGGCTAGTAGCTCATTCCCTGAAAACCCTCGCAAAACTCGAGCCCGCCGAGAGGCTCGGAATGCTGTATGATGCAGTCAGGAGGAGCAGAGCCTACCTGGTTAGGTTCTACCAGGTGGCTAAGAGGATGGGTGTTGTGGATCCCGACGCAACCCTCTCCCTCGATATTATAAGGAAGATGGCAGACGCTATGCAGGGAACGCCTGTTGACATCGAGACAGTTAAAGAGCTTGTGCATGAGAAGCTGGATATAGACGCTCTAAACAGATTCCTAGACGATGTAAGCGATGTAGCCGTGGTGGAGCTACAGCGCCTCTCCCCCCTCGCCAGGGAGACGCTTACCAACCCCTACCTGAGGGTGGATGCAGCGGTGAGCCTGAAGACTCTGGGTCTAGACAAGATAATAGAGGCCAAGAAGAGGAGGCTGTCGGAGAAGAGGATCGTGTTCTTATGTATCTCATGCGACAAGCGGCATGAGAAGAAGGTGGCAGAACTCCCCCGCGGAACGGCATACAGATGTCCATACTGCGGCTCTCTAGCCCTGGCACCCCTGCCTCCTACGGAGACAGGCGAGAGGCTCGCAGAGGCGTATACGAGGAAAAGGAAGGGTGCTAAGCTTTCTCGGGAGGAGGCGAAACTAGCCCGGGAGGTTGAGGAGAGGGCTAGACTCTACATCTCACTGGCTGTTGAGGGTAAGGCCAGGTATATTGCTGAAGCCCTGTCTGCGCAGGGCGTTGGGCCTAGGAGGGCTAGAAGCCTTCTGAGGGAGCTCCAGCTCTACGGCGAGAACCGTTTCTACCTTGCCCTCATAAAGGCTGAGGAGGACTATGTATCCAACAGGAGGTATTGGAAGAGCTAAGCCTCACTTCGGGGGAAAAAGGCTATCCCCGCCTCCAGCTTCTCGGGGGAGTGTTGGAGGCCGTCCTGCCCTCGGCCAAGATTAAAAACAGCTCTAAAACAACTATATACTATCCCGGGAGCCGCATCACATATCCACTAGGGTTAAACGGGTGCTAAACTGTGGGTAAGGAGTCTAGACTGAAGAAGGTTGTGGTTGTTGCTGACTGGGATGCCGATGGAGTTGTTTCGGCAGCCGAGATATACTACTCCCAAAAGTACAGAGAGGCCTTCCCCCACAAGGGGAAGGCTGTTGTGGAGATGGAGCCGTCCGGCCCACGTGGATTCCAGGATAAGGCAGGTTCTCTAAGCTGCGGGGATATAGTGGTGATACTCGACATTCCATATACAGATGAGGTTAAGGCGGGGCTTAAGACCTACGTTGACGGATGCCGGGAGAGGATAGAGTCTATACTATACTTCGACCACCATGACTCTACCCTGAAGAGATCCAGAGAGCTCGAGGCAGAGTTCGGCATCCTCCTCTTCTACGGGGTCATGCCTACCTCCCTTATAGTGAGGAACACCCTCGAAGCCGCGGGCATACGTCTCACGCCGAGGCTCAACAACTTCGTCAAAGGCGTGGCCGTGCTGGAGGGTGGAGGGAAGGCTGTGGGGGGCTTTGTGTCCAAGAGTATTGTGAACCTTACAGCGTCCATATCGAAGACCCTCAACAGGAGGAGGGACCCCGACGTCTGGAGGAGGTATGTGGAGTGGCTCGCTAACCCTCTACCATTCGAGCCTACAAAGCTTCCGGGGACCGGGGAGACCATAGTCGAGGCCAGCCTTGAGGAGTCTAGGGAGGCTGACGAGGAGGTCAAGAGGGTGGCTACAGACCTCGCCATGTCGTCGGTGAAGCTCGGGATAGTCTCATTCGTGGACGCCAGAGGCAAGTGGAAGAGGCCAGGCGCCTCAGCCCTAGCCAGCTTCGTACATAAAATAGTGAAGACGCCGGTAGCTCTACTCTTCGAGAGAGACGACGGCGTGAGGGTTTTGGTGCTGAGGTCCTCTGCTGGCGAGGCTAAAATGCTAGCTAAGGAGCTGGAGGAGCTGGGACTCGTCGAAGACCTAGGAGGACACGAGAATGTTGCCACAGCCAGGCTAAGAGAGGACACGACTCTCGAGAGGCTGACAAAGGGGCTAAGGAGAGCCTCGGTCAGCATAGTTGTGAAGAGAAACAGAGGGTGAGGGTAGCGTTTCGCCCTAAACGCACCCTTATGTATTAAACACTTTAAATATGCCGGGCACGGGTGGGGTCATCTCGGTCGCCCTCAGGCAGGCTACGGGAGCCGTGCAGCATACTGCCCACCTTGGGGGCATCAACTAAAGATTACAATCACCACGAATTAAGAGGGTTTTGCCTTGACGTCTATTCTCCACCAGGCTTACCCGACGGCTCTACACCCTACCTGAAAATATGGTCTTAGTTTAATACAGGAAGCTACAAACTGATGTTTAAGCCCTCTTGTATGGTGCCGCGGCCGGGATTTGAACCCGGGTCACGGGCTCGAAAGGCCCGCATACTGGGCCGGGCTATACTACCGCGGCTCCCCATTGCCGTATACATGCACTCGCGGCTTTAAGGGTTAGATGGAGCCGGGGCCGGGATTCGAACCCGGGAACTAACGGGTCTCTACGGGCCAGGTCCTCTGCAGCCCGCCGCCTTAGACCGCTCGGCCACCCCGGCCCCAGTTAGTGTTTAGGTTGTTAGGAGGTTTTAGAGGTTCACATCAGGGTGTCAGGGCGTGATTCTCTCTGTGTCTCTGGGGAGCATTCTCGCCTCCCTGATGTTCTCGAGCTTTAGGGTCTGCATCACTATCCTCTCTAGACCCATTCCTGCGCCGCCGTGTGGTGGCGCGCCGTGCTTGAAGAAGTCTAGGTAGAACTGGAAGCTCTCGGCGTCTAGCCCCTTGTCCCTCAGGTTCTCAAGGAGCCTGTGGTACCTGTGCTCCCTCTGCCCGCCCGTCACTATCTCCAGCCCCCTGTATAGCAGGTCGAAGCTGTATGTCCAGCTGGGCTCGTCATCCTTCCTCATAGTGTAGAAGGGCCTCACCTTCCACGGGTATTCTACTATGAAGACGAAGTCTGAGTCAAGCTCCTCGCCGGCATACGCGCCCATGAGCCTCTCTCCCTCGCTATCCAGGTCCTCGCCATACTCAACCTTCTTGCCGTACTTCTCCTCGAGTATCTCATAGGCCTTCCTCAATGGTATCTTTGGTATGCCCGAGGCAGGTATCCTAGGCAGCTCTACACCATACAGCTCCAGCACCCTCCTGCCATCCTCCTCAAGCATCCGTACTATAGCTCTCATGAAGCCCTCGACATAGTTCATCACGTCGTTGTAGCTCTCTATAAATCCAACCTCTATATCGAGGCTGTGGTACTCGTTCAAATGCCTCGAGGTGTGGTGCGGCTCCGCCCTAAAAACAGGGCCTATCTCGAAGACCCTCTCAAGCCCCGCTATGACTGCAAACTGCTTGTAGAACTGGGGGCTCTGGGCGAGGAAGGCAGTCTTGTCAAAGTAGACAACTGGGAACACCTCAGCCCCACTCTCGGTACCCGCAGCTACTATTTTCGGCGTGAATATCTCTACGAATCCCTGGCTCCAGTAGTAGTCCCTGAAAACCTTTGCAACCATCGCCTCAAGCTCAAATATGGCGGAGACCATGGGGTTCCTTATATCAAGCCACCTGTACTTGAGCCTCGTAGGAAGGGACGCCTTCTCAGAACCCTCGACCTCCAGGGGCAGAGGCTCCACAGGCGTGCTCAGGACCTCCAGCCTCTCCACCTTAACCTCAACACCCTCCCTTGTAGGAGCTTGCCGTAGCTCGCCTTCAACACATACAACCGACTCTAGCTTCAGGTCCTCGGCGGCCCTGAGGGCGTCTTCAGGGCTCTCCCCCCTTTTCACAGTCGCCTGTATAACACCACTCCTATCCCTAACGAGTATGAACTTGAGCCTGCCCAAATCCCTGATCCTATAGGCCCAGCCACAGACCCTCACTCTACCGCCTACGAGGCTCTCCTTGGAGGCGATTATGTCTGCTATAAACCTGTCCTTCAGCAACTCTAGACCTCACCCCACAGGCGGCCTCGGCCTCTAGGAAGGTGTTGACACGTGGGGCTAAAATAATGGTCTGCAGAAGTCTCGCTGCAGGATGTGTGCTTTAGGGAGATATTGTGACGAAGAAGATTGACCTGTATCTCGCGGCTATCCTCTGGAACTGTGAAACAGTCAGCTCATGGAGACCCTGGGGGGTATAGTCGCCCCTCACAATTATCTCAACAAGCCTCCTCTGCCAGCTGTCACCCTGCACTACGTATCTCGCCACTCCCGACGGCGTCTTTTCATACCTGAGAACTATGGGTATCCTGGCCAGCTTCCAGAAGTATGGGGGCGCTGCTTCCAGTATCCTCTCCACCTCCTCCTTGTCTAGCGTGTGGGCCTCGCCAGAGTGTAAGGTTATGGTTAGGCGGCCTCGGGAGGCTTCATAAAGGGTCACAGTCTCCCTGGGTATGTTCTGGGCTAGCCTCTTCGCCGTCTCCCTATACCTGGTCTCGATGTATTTCTTGCTAACCCTCCCCTGCGTCATCCGGCCTACCTACCTTCAAGCAGGCCTACTACCTCCTCATAACCGCGTATATCATGGCGTGGTCCCTGTCGAAGGGGTCTAAGTGTACAACATCCTTTATCTCGAGCCCCCCGTCCATAAGGGTCTTAATCTCCCTCTTGTAGACCTCGCTAGGCTCTGTGGTAACGTCTATGCTCCTCGCCTTTATGGCCATGAGCATGTAGCCGCCGTCCCGGAGGAAGAACCTCGCGTTCCTGACAACTATCGCCGCCTGCTCGGGCTGGGCCACGTCGGCGTAGAGGCCGTCGACACCCTCGACCAGGTGCCTATACTTCTCCGGGAACCTGGCGTCACCCAGTATTGGGAAGATGTTTCTTCTATCCCTAACAACGGTAAGAAGGTCTCTCATAACCCTCGGGGCGAACTCGACGCCGTAGATCCTGCCGCGGGGCCCTATTATGTCGCTCATATGGCTGGCGGTGGTGCCGCTGGCGATGCCGAGGTAGAGGATCCTATCGCCCTCCTTAACAGGCAGCTCTATTAGGCCCTTGAGTAGGGCGGCGGCGAGCTTGCTCCTATAGGCGTTCCACTCCCTATACTCCTCCCCGTTATACCTGAATATCCTCTCGCCATAGACCCTCTGGCCCGGGACTAGGTTCTTAGTTGCGATCCTGAGGCTGCCATCCTCAAGCTCTACAACGTAGACTCCTCTCCACCTGTCATGCTCTCTAACGCTTACAACCTCAACCACAGGTCCTCACCTCCCTATCTCCTGCCTCCTCTTCTCCTCCTAGGCGGGCGGCCCCTCCTGGGCGGTCTTGCCCTCCTGGGCTGGGGCGGCTTTTCCTCCCTCTTCCTCTTCGGCGGCTTGGCGTATATCTTCTTGATCTCGGCTATCCTCCTCCTGAGCTCCTCCCTAAGCTTATCCCCGATGAATCTGCCTGTGAAGGCGTCGACCTTAGCGGCGATTGCTAGCTTGGCGGCTAAGGCCCTGGCTATCTTGCCCCGCTGCCACTTGGGGCTCCTATGTATATCCGGGTACTGGAATATGATGCCATGCTTCGGCGGCTTGCCGCCTGTCCTTAGCGCCCTGAAGAGGGCCTTCTCAGCGCCTAGGACCTGGATAGTGCTCGCAGGCATCCTGGCGAGCTTGTCGAGGCCTCCCGCAAGGCTTATCAGCCTGGCGCCGAGGAGCGGGCCCACGAGGGCGGTTATGTTTGGTGCAACCTCGTTCATAACCTGCTCAATATACTCCGTAAGCCTGCGCCTGAGCTGGTAGAGCTCACTGGTTATCCTCGCCAGGGTCTGGACAGCCTGTATGTCTATCTCGGATAGATCTGCCCCTATGCTCTGCTTAGCCGCCTCTGCTATGCGCCTGGCCTTCTCCTCGCTGAAGCCTAGGTCTACCAGCCTTTCCACCGTTATGTTGTCCCTGTGTCCTACGGCGGAGACTATCTTGACATAATCCTCGTGCTCCCTGACTAGGTCGTTCAGCTCTGGGAAGTGGATGCTGTACCACTCCCTAAGCCTTGCGACGAAGAGGTTCACTGTCTTGTCTATATCGTCTATAGCTCTGATCGCCTGGGCCGCGAGCATGTCCCTCTTCTGTGCCGCTCCACGGAGCTTCCTCCTAGTATACTCGACTTCAACCTCATAGAGCCAGCTGAGAGCGTCATCCTCGCTGCCGAAGAAGCCTAGCTCCACCCCCAAGCTTACAAGTCTCTCCCTCGCAGACAGAGCAACGTTATTCCCGGGCTCTACCTTGACGCTCAAACCAAGCTTAGAGAAGTGTCTAGCCGTATCCTCGCTCTCGACAACAAGACTGCCAACACCGGATTCTACAAGCTTCTTGCCAAGCTTCTCATGGGCTAGTGTAAAACCCTCCTCCTCAAGCCTCAAAGCCTCGGTAACGGCCTCATCCACACTTCGCGGGAAAAGCTCGTACTCCTCAATACTGCCGTCATCTCTGAGAGCTACAGGACCTATAGCCAGGTCAGCAATATACACCCTGCCACCTTCGCCCAAGCCAGCTAGCACCCCTGACTTATACCAAAACTAAACGTCTATCGTGGAAATTTAAAAATGGAAATAGGCAGGGGCTAGCGCTGGGGAATAGCTTGCTAGGACGCGGTACAGTTTAAATAGCCCTGAAACAGGATTAGACTAGGATTGGGGAAGATCCATGGGCACGCACGGTAGCCTAACAAAGGCTGGGAAAGTCAGGAAACAGACACCCCGCCTACCAGCCAAGCAGAAAAAGAACTATCCGCCCAGGCTGAAGAACAGGCTGAAGTATCAGGTTAGGATAGAGAAGGTGGCTTCAGCCAGGGCCTGATGGGGTCTCGAGACCCCCCGGCATAGCAAAACTGTTTTAGACAACAGCAGCTTTCTAGCTATAAGGGAAATCCTCTTCCTCTTCTTCTGGGTAAATTCTAGCAGCGGACATGAATAGTTGGCAATAGATTATCCCTTTTAGGCTCTACTGGAGGTCTCTGGAGGTGGGTTTACCCTGGCTGAAACCTCGTCTAACTACTATGGATACAAGGGTGTTGTAGCCAAGCTCCTCAGTAAAGCCGGTGCTAAACCTGGCGATGTAGTGGAGGTTAGGAGGGGGGACGGCTCTGTTTTTAGGGGAGTCCTCATGCCCAAACATGAAACATCCCATCCCGATACTGTTGTCATCAAACTTGGGAACGGGTATAACATAGGTGTTCTCGTTGGTGAGGGCGACGATATTGTCGTTAAGGGTAGTCTGAGGCCGGGTACACCAGGGGCGCTAGTCCCCCTTCTGGAGGAGCCTCTACAACCCGCGGAGGAGAGGGTTTATATAATTGGCGCGGGCGGGACTATAGCTAGCCGTGTCGACTATGAGACTGGCGCTGTCAAGCCTTATCTAGATGCTTCTGAGCTCGCAACCACAATTCCGGAGCTCCAGAGATACGCCTCTATCGAGGCTGAGCAGCTCTTCTCTATACTGAGCGAGGATATGAAGCCGAGTATGTGGGAGGCTATAGTCGATAGGGCTGCAAGGGTCCTTGAGGCAGGTTATGATGGCGTGGTTGTAGCACACGGCACCGATACAATGGCTTTCACAGCCTCTGCACTCTCCTTCGCCTTCCACAAGGGGCTGCCGAGCCCGGTTATACTCACGGGTAGCCAGAGGAGTAGCGACAGGCCTAGCAGCGATGCCGCCTTCAACCTCACAGCCTCTGTGCTCGCGGCTTCACGGGCCCCCTTCGCCGAGGTGGCGGTTGTGATGCACGGCGAAACGGGTGACACATATGCGCTGGCCCACAGGGGTGTTAGAGTTAAAAAGATGCACTCCAGCAGAAGGGACGCGTTCCAGAGCGTCAACGACAAGCCCTTGGCCAGGATCTACCCCTTCGAAGGCAGGGTCGAGATGCTGCGGGACGACTATAGAAGGAGGGGCGAGTCGGGCCTCGAGGTCGACAACGGGTTTGAGGAGCGGGTAGCGCTGGTAAAACATTTCCCAGGGTTAATCAGCGAGGTTATAGATGCGCTGCTCGACAGGGGGTTCAAGGGCATAGTCGTTGAGGGCACCGGGTTCGGCCATGTAAGTAGCGACGCTATAAAGTCGATCGAGAGAGCTAGAGACCAGGGAGTCCCAATAGTCATCACGACGCAGACCGTATTCGGCCGTGTAAACTTAAACGTGTACAGCACTGGGAGGAAGATGCTAGCCGCGGGCGCCATACCCGCGGGCGACATGACCAGCGAGGCTGCCTATGCGAAGCTCTCCTGGATATTGGCTAGAACCCGGGAGCTGGAGGTGGTTAGGAAGATGTTCCAAAGAAATCTCGCTGGAGAGGTTAGCGAGAGGCACATACTGAGGCTATACCGCCATATAGGAGGTGTCTAACCGTGTCTCGCATAGACTACAGGTCTATCGGCCTCAAGGTTGGCCTTGAGATACACCAGCAGCTAGACACTAGGGAGAAGCTTTTCTGCAGCTGCCCCGCCGAGCTTGGAGAGGAGGAGCATGACGAGTTCGTGAGGCAGCTTAGGCCCACGAGGAGCGAGCTGGGCGACGTCGACCCCGCAGCCCTCTTCGAGTGGAGGAAAGGGAGGCTCTACATATACCAAGCCCCCCTTAACCACTCCTGCCTTGTAGAGGCCGACGAGGAGCCGCCCCACCCTATAAACAGGGAGGCTGTAGCGGTGGCTGTGGCAGTTGCCAAGGCACTGGGATCAGCAATAGTCGACGAGGTTCACGTGATGAGGAAGACTGTGATAGATGGGAGCAACACGAGCGGCTTCCAGAGGACGGCTATAGTGGCGCTCGGCGGCTCCATCAGGGTGGGCAGTAAGGAGGTGCCCATAGAGACTATAGTTATTGAGGAGGACGCGGCGAGGAAGGTGGGGGAGAAGGGTAGATACGTTGTATACAGGCTTGACAGGCTTGGCATACCGCTGATAGAGATAGCGACGGCGCCAGTTATAGAGAGCCCCGGGGAGGCGAGGGAAGTGGCTCTGGCTATAGGAACCATGCTCAGGCTGACAGGGAAGGTTAAGAGGGGGTTGGGGACGATACGCCAGGACCTCAACGTCAGTATACGGGGAGGGGCTAAGACAGAGATTAAGGGTGTGCAGAGGCTAGAGCTTATACCTAGAGTCATAGAGTACGAGGTCCTGAGGCAGCTGAGCCTGCTTAGGATAAGGGATATGCTGAGGGAGAGGGGGGTCTCTAGGGAAGAGCTGGAGAATGTAGAGCCTGTGGACGTGTCCAGCCTGCTGGCCGGTTCTAAGAGCAGGGTTATAAAGAAAGTCCTGTCTAGCGGGGGCAAGGTGATAGCCGTGAAACTACCTAGGATGAAGGGTATAATCGGCATGGAGATCATGCCGGGCAGGCGGTTTGGGACGGAGCTTGCCGACTACGCCAGATTCTGGGGGGGCGTTGGCGGCATCATACATAGTGACGAGCTCCCGGGGTATGGTATAACCGGGGATGAGGTAGAGAAGATATATGAAGCGGTTGGAGGGGATCCAGGGGTTGACGCGTTCGCTCTTGTTGCTGACAAGCCTTCGAACGCTTTGAGAGCCGCTAGAGCTGTTCTGGAGAGGGTTGCAGCCGCTCTCGAGGGTGTGCCGGAGGAGACGAGGGCGGCGTTGGAGGATGGCACGACGAGGTATCTGAGGCCGAGGCCAGGTAGTGCCAGGATGTATCCCGAGACCGATATACCCCCGCTTAGGATAGACGAGAATATACTATCCATGGCCGAGCCTCTGGTGCCGGAGCCTCCAGAGGTTGTTGCGATGAGGCTAAAGAAGGAGTACGGCCTCTCAGACCAGCTCGCATGGGAGGTGATAAGGGATGAGAGATACAGGCTTATAGTGAGCCTCCTGGAGAAATACCGTGGAACGCTGGAGCCAAGCTACGTAGCTGGCTTCTTCGTTGTAGTGCTACGGGGTCTGGAAGGCGAGGGTGTGGAGGTGTGGAAGGTTGATGACGCGATCCTCGAAAAGATCCTCGATATGGTGGCCCAGGGGGAGATAGCCAGGGAGGCTGCAGCAGAGCTTGTCAAGTACCTAGCTAACAACCCCGGCTCCACTGTGGAAGAGGCTGTTGAGAAGCTGGGGCTAAGGAGGCTTTCAAGAGAGGAGGTCGAGCGCATCGTAGACGAGATAGTTGGAGGGCTGAGAGAAGAGATACTGAAGAGAGGCGAAAAGGCTGTGGGGCTTGTGATGGGAAGGGCCATGGCTAAGCTGAGGGGGCGGGCTGACGGGAGGCTGGTCTCCGAGATAGTCTCTAGAAAGATAAGGGAGATTCTAGACTCGGATGGAAAGGGCTAGGCGAAAAGGCCTCGGCAATCGCTCCCCCAGACATAGGCCCTCTAGGGCCTTTCTTAAAGGCCAATTATCCTCATCGGCCTAGACAGACTGCATCACCCTCTACTCTCCCTACTACCCCCCTAGCTTATAGGCAGTAGGAACACTCCCAACGTTACTATGGCTAGAGTTATTACAATTAATATTATGCTGTGTATGAAGCCCGCTCCTATAGTACCTTCTCTTATCTTACCGGCCATAAGCCCCATCATCCAGGAGTTCAGCATCACGCCTATAGCGAGTATAAGGCCGACCACACCTATGTTCTCCGGCACGGCGACAACAGATGTCTCACCCCCGGGGTTGACGACCTGCAGGGTCTTTATGGTGTAGCCCAGCATGACAAGTGTAGATGCGGCCACGATTATTGCACCGAGATATGGCATTATTATATAGATCCTAGTCCTCTTCCTGAATTCGTCCTGAATACTGACTAGACCGTATGTGTACCTCGCCAGGGCGTCAAGCACCTCGGGGCTCCCACCACCCACGCTTATAGAGTCCACCAGGAATCTTAGGGCTGAGAGTGAAGCCCAGTCCTTAATTCTCCGGACCGAACGCCTGACAGAGTCTTCGAGGGACATGCCTAGCTGGAGGCTTGTGGCTATACGCCTGACCACCTTGGTAAGAGGCCCGTAGTCTCTGGCGGAGAGGCTTATTATACTCTGCTCGGGGCTGAGCCCGGTCTTCCTAGTCTCTGCAATGTCTCTGAGGAAGTTTGACATGGCCAATCCTATACCCTTGTTGGCTCTAGTTACGTTGAAGTGAGATACAGCCGGGGGGATGCTAACTACTATTAGGTAGAGCCCGGCGAGCCCCGATATTCTGAGTATGTCCGCCTTCGTAGGATCTTTACCAGCCAGGATACTGTTAACGCCTGAGAGGGCGTAAACAACGGGAAGTAATGCCAGTGCTAGGGGAAGGCTATAGATAGCCAACGCTACCAGGTGTCCTTAATCTGGATAGGCTCCTTGGGCCTGGCTCTGTCTACTAGCAAGAGCATGATTACGTTTATAGTCGGAAGCACCAGGAAGCTGTAGAGTATGAGCTGCGTTGTGCTGGCATACTGTGCCGATGCCACTCCACCTAGGTTACCATGGAACACACTGCTTATTGTGAAGAATATGTAGAACACTATGGTTGCTATGACAGCTACAACGAGATATATCTCTAGGTATAGTGTCATCCTCTCAGCTAGGAGCCTTATATCGTTTAGACGCCTCTCGAAAAGATCCTGCGTCCTTATCTCAAGATAGTGGATCACGTCCGACCCTACCTTCACTGCAGTGGTGTAGCCTAGTATGAAGTCTCTGAACACGCTGCTTGGGCTATCTAGGACATGCTCTTCCAAAGCGTCCAGGGGATTCTTGCCGAGAAGCCTTATTTTAGTCCTTATCATTTCCGCCTCTTCTCTCAACGCCTTAAATATTTTCAGGCTAGCAACCCTGTCTATAACCAGGCTAACTGGAACCCCGCCCCTCCCCATTATCGAGAGATAGGCAGCGAAAAACGGCAGCTCCGTTTCTATACCCTCCTTTCTTGAGCCGGTTTTGAGCGAGGGATACATAAGACCCGCTGCAAAAACCATGAAGGGAGCAGAGAGAGCTATCAAGACTACTATCGCTTTAACAATTATGGAGAAACCGCTGAGTAGGGTCCAGAAGGAGAAGTAGACGCCGAGGAGGAACACTGCTGTGGATAATAGGAGCAGGCGAGACATATACATGACGGGGTAAACCTGGATACCAGCTATCTTTAGGTTCCTCTCGAGTTCGAACGTTTTTACAAGCCTTACAGCCAGCCACGAGAAGTAGTTGTAAGCTATATAGTCTACTATGTCCGAGAAGGTAACCCTGACTTCGGCCCTATACACTGCCTCCCCTTCTCTTTTCCTCCTCCTCAACCTGCGGGCTAGTGGTATGCGATCCAGTATCGACAAACCATCACAACCCCCGTATGTACCATAGCCTCGCCGGCCGGTGGCGTTGTTAAATTAACTCGGTTTTCAGCTCTTTCGCCGCCCTCTCATAAACGTCGTCTGGACTGTAGTAGTACTTGAAGATTATTGGCGCAACCTCCCTGTATCGCCTTATTCCGCTTTTTGCCATCCATAGGAGGACAAGCTTTCTTCTTTCAATCTCGGCGAGGACCTCGTCTTTAGTAAGGCCGACAAGTTTACCTATCTCAGCTATAGCAACGCTCTTCTCCATGAAATGCTCGTGCTCTTTGGTGAAGGGGTTCCATCTGGCCACCTCTATAGCGTCTTCGCTAGAGGGCCCCGTAATCTCCCAGACATCGGTGACTTTACGCGCTATCCTATGGCCCTCTGGGCTCGCCGGGTCGGGGAGCCTAACCCTCTTGACAGCCAGGGCGAACTTGACCAGGGGTATGTAGCCTTCCGGTATGTTCAT from Aeropyrum pernix K1 encodes:
- a CDS encoding type II secretion system F family protein, with the translated sequence MSILDRIPLARRLRRRKREGEAVYRAEVRVTFSDIVDYIAYNYFSWLAVRLVKTFELERNLKIAGIQVYPVMYMSRLLLLSTAVFLLGVYFSFWTLLSGFSIIVKAIVVLIALSAPFMVFAAGLMYPSLKTGSRKEGIETELPFFAAYLSIMGRGGVPVSLVIDRVASLKIFKALREEAEMIRTKIRLLGKNPLDALEEHVLDSPSSVFRDFILGYTTAVKVGSDVIHYLEIRTQDLFERRLNDIRLLAERMTLYLEIYLVVAVIATIVFYIFFTISSVFHGNLGGVASAQYASTTQLILYSFLVLPTINVIMLLLVDRARPKEPIQIKDTW